The Kosmotoga arenicorallina S304 genome contains a region encoding:
- a CDS encoding DUF6512 family protein translates to MKSAFRTWEISGIFFIFLLGSLFHFTFEWFGENSIAGAFFPVNESVWEHLKLVYYPGLLLLIMEFLFLPDIRTKGFFLGKSLALYAMCAVILGGFYFYTLFFEDSLVADISLNFAAVVIGQLISYNVTVKARASKSINFLSIIAIIALGAYFVYATYFPPHIEMFRDSQTGSYGI, encoded by the coding sequence ATGAAAAGCGCCTTTAGAACCTGGGAAATATCAGGGATTTTCTTTATTTTTCTGCTTGGATCGCTCTTTCATTTCACCTTTGAATGGTTTGGTGAAAACTCTATTGCAGGGGCATTTTTCCCGGTAAACGAGAGTGTTTGGGAGCATCTGAAATTGGTATATTATCCCGGATTGCTGTTGCTGATTATGGAATTTTTATTCTTACCTGACATAAGGACAAAAGGTTTTTTTCTGGGGAAGTCCCTTGCGCTTTATGCAATGTGTGCAGTTATATTAGGCGGGTTTTACTTCTATACGCTGTTCTTTGAAGACAGTTTGGTTGCTGATATCTCTTTGAATTTTGCAGCAGTGGTAATCGGTCAGCTAATAAGTTATAACGTAACCGTGAAAGCCCGGGCCAGCAAGAGCATTAACTTTCTTTCTATAATTGCCATAATCGCTTTGGGCGCTTACTTTGTATACGCCACATATTTCCCGCCGCATATAGAGATGTTCAGAGATTCTCAAACGGGGAGTTACGGAATATAA
- a CDS encoding DUF4230 domain-containing protein, which produces MEIAIVALGAALVFLLFLLYRVTRKVVIRSASIISRIERIPELSTAKLTITQIYETEKRSILPGLAGKYTMIIPVTVRGIMNLSELSDENLEVNETNGIRRIKLKLPLPYLEITVLLEQFSELKVINESGMLVRLFGKKDMLSFLKDNADDIRKKVIEESTKTGLIDVAKDSAQNFFRGLLLGMGFDEVVIYFQEASLDERVSPLKIESKS; this is translated from the coding sequence ATGGAAATAGCAATTGTAGCGTTGGGAGCAGCTTTGGTATTTCTTCTTTTCTTGCTTTACCGGGTAACTCGCAAAGTAGTGATTCGAAGCGCTTCCATAATCAGCAGGATAGAACGTATACCAGAACTCAGCACAGCCAAGCTGACGATAACTCAAATTTACGAAACAGAAAAGAGGAGCATACTCCCAGGTTTAGCGGGGAAATACACAATGATAATCCCGGTTACTGTTCGCGGAATTATGAACCTCTCGGAGCTTTCTGATGAGAACCTTGAAGTGAACGAAACCAACGGTATCAGGCGCATCAAACTCAAGCTTCCCTTGCCTTATCTGGAAATCACAGTCCTGCTGGAACAGTTTTCAGAATTGAAAGTTATAAATGAAAGCGGGATGCTTGTGCGCCTTTTTGGAAAGAAAGATATGTTGAGCTTTCTCAAAGACAACGCCGATGATATAAGGAAAAAAGTCATAGAAGAATCAACAAAAACCGGGCTTATTGATGTGGCAAAAGACAGCGCTCAGAATTTCTTCCGGGGCCTGTTACTCGGTATGGGCTTTGACGAGGTGGTAATATATTTCCAGGAAGCCTCTCTCGATGAACGCGTAAGCCCATTAAAGATAGAAAGCAAATCTTGA
- a CDS encoding BAR domain-containing protein: MKSKILFTTLLVAFLFIGQMAFSATTSDVNNVVERANSVIESLVNSAIYAVSRLDENSENYDEVVQAIGEALVRATSRISEAVIKYAEKQGVTVVCYDVEVVLGDQTFIIDPLRVIDD; this comes from the coding sequence ATGAAATCCAAAATTTTGTTTACAACATTGTTAGTGGCTTTTCTGTTTATTGGCCAGATGGCATTTTCTGCAACAACCAGTGATGTTAATAATGTTGTCGAAAGAGCCAACAGTGTTATAGAATCTCTTGTTAATAGCGCTATTTATGCAGTATCAAGGTTAGACGAAAACTCTGAAAACTATGATGAAGTTGTTCAAGCCATTGGTGAGGCTCTGGTAAGGGCAACATCCAGAATTTCCGAAGCGGTAATTAAGTACGCAGAAAAGCAAGGTGTTACAGTTGTTTGCTATGACGTTGAAGTTGTACTTGGAGATCAAACATTTATAATTGACCCCCTTAGAGTAATTGATGATTGA
- a CDS encoding HD-GYP domain-containing protein, which translates to MRDFIAKNLNQHIEEVVLKSSSLALLAHGDGIEVLRQVIKEDVISFIEPYNDGQLLEFFFVVEGKLLCKRNDEEIILETGDYFYAHNLKETVELKTLNDSVLLYITSKPMFSSLSKEARKLKEIAMQVEKKDSYTHGHGKRVRDLSYAVGKLLRLSEEQMENLLMAALFHDIGKIDVPEEILKKPGKLTAEEFEYIKRHPEKGARMVKGTFLENIAETILQHHERIDGSGYPNALKGDEICIEARIIGIVDSFDAMTSKRPYRDAMEWSEALEEIKSLAGKKYDAILVQAFEECIKIGLISEEKFKE; encoded by the coding sequence ATGAGAGATTTCATCGCAAAGAATCTTAATCAGCACATTGAGGAAGTCGTTCTAAAAAGCTCATCCCTTGCGTTACTTGCCCATGGTGATGGTATAGAAGTTTTGAGACAGGTAATTAAGGAGGATGTAATAAGTTTTATTGAACCTTACAATGATGGTCAGCTCCTGGAGTTTTTCTTTGTGGTTGAAGGAAAATTGCTGTGCAAAAGAAATGATGAAGAAATTATTCTCGAAACAGGTGACTATTTTTACGCACACAACTTAAAAGAAACAGTTGAGCTGAAAACCCTTAACGACAGTGTACTTCTTTACATAACCTCAAAACCCATGTTTTCTTCATTAAGCAAAGAAGCAAGAAAATTAAAGGAAATAGCCATGCAAGTTGAAAAGAAAGACAGCTACACCCATGGGCATGGCAAAAGGGTAAGAGACCTTTCTTATGCCGTCGGTAAGCTGTTAAGACTTTCTGAGGAGCAAATGGAAAATCTGCTTATGGCAGCCCTTTTTCATGATATCGGGAAGATTGATGTGCCGGAGGAAATACTGAAAAAGCCGGGAAAGCTAACCGCAGAAGAATTTGAGTACATAAAACGCCATCCGGAAAAAGGCGCACGAATGGTTAAAGGGACATTCCTTGAGAATATCGCCGAAACAATATTACAGCATCACGAAAGAATAGATGGTTCCGGTTACCCAAATGCTTTGAAAGGCGACGAGATATGTATTGAAGCCCGGATAATAGGAATCGTTGATAGTTTCGATGCCATGACTTCAAAACGCCCTTACAGAGATGCAATGGAATGGAGCGAAGCGCTCGAAGAAATCAAATCCCTTGCAGGTAAAAAGTACGACGCCATACTGGTACAGGCTTTTGAAGAATGCATAAAGATTGGCCTTATATCTGAAGAGAAATTCAAAGAATAA
- a CDS encoding DegV family protein — protein MIKLVTDSSCDLPEKLVKEYDIRVIPLSVEIDGKRYTEGKDITPEEYWHRMQTAKALPKTSQPPPAMFADAFKEIIDEGNEPLCITISSKLSGTFQSALVGNDMSGNKAVVFDSLAGSLSHGIQVLMAARLAQSGKKMHEILKALEKYRESVKIIIPLDTLENIVKGGRLSRVQGTVAKLLNIKVILQGVKGEVKMLKKVRGTKRFREAILEIINNLTPEPGRIFGITHVDNLKDALFFKEAIEKRFKSEVIVNAMGPIMATYAGLKGMILAL, from the coding sequence ATGATAAAACTCGTAACAGACAGTTCCTGTGACCTTCCTGAGAAGCTGGTAAAAGAGTATGATATCAGAGTCATTCCCCTGAGTGTCGAAATTGACGGCAAGAGGTATACCGAGGGTAAAGATATAACCCCGGAGGAGTACTGGCATAGGATGCAAACCGCCAAGGCCCTTCCCAAAACGTCGCAGCCCCCTCCCGCTATGTTTGCCGATGCTTTCAAAGAAATCATCGATGAAGGTAATGAACCCCTGTGCATTACCATATCTTCAAAGCTGAGCGGAACATTTCAGTCAGCGCTGGTAGGAAACGACATGAGTGGCAATAAAGCCGTTGTGTTTGATTCCCTCGCCGGTTCTCTTTCTCACGGGATTCAAGTGCTCATGGCTGCCAGGCTTGCACAATCAGGGAAAAAGATGCATGAAATTTTGAAAGCTCTTGAGAAGTACAGGGAATCAGTGAAGATAATAATCCCCCTTGATACGCTGGAAAACATCGTAAAAGGTGGTAGATTAAGCAGAGTTCAGGGAACAGTTGCGAAGCTATTGAACATAAAAGTGATTCTCCAGGGTGTCAAAGGTGAAGTTAAAATGCTCAAAAAAGTTCGAGGAACCAAAAGATTCAGAGAGGCAATACTTGAGATAATAAACAATTTAACCCCTGAACCTGGAAGGATATTTGGAATCACGCATGTGGACAACTTAAAAGATGCGCTCTTTTTTAAAGAAGCAATTGAGAAACGCTTCAAATCAGAGGTTATCGTTAACGCAATGGGACCCATCATGGCAACCTATGCCGGTCTGAAGGGGATGATACTTGCGCTTTAG
- a CDS encoding aldo/keto reductase: MEYRKLGKTGLELSLLGLGGFHLLEITLDKIRKLVKAYLDAGGNYFETAHAYGDGESERKLSRVLPSSGVIVATKTGKRTASEAKREILKSLKNLNRKHVDIIFLHAVTDDKDWDRIISSGGAIEALEWAKVEGLVRFVGITSHGYGGTLLRALKEYPFDLFMTQFNYYDRFNFPEIETKVLPFALSNSIGVLAMKPFADGFLFRSVERALRYVRTLPVSCIVSGINSADQLKKDLEILELPAYNELELAELQRNAPELGNYVCRLCLECLPCPEGINIPSFFLAEGRFDRQMLNGEYEDVQDYVLRDRLAHWFQSEEQAKLEYKALYPGVDTCTECGICSQRCPYNIDIPKKLKIVKSKFERGYIW; this comes from the coding sequence ATGGAATACAGAAAACTGGGGAAAACCGGTCTTGAACTCTCTCTTTTAGGGCTTGGCGGATTTCATCTTCTGGAAATAACTCTTGACAAAATAAGGAAATTGGTGAAAGCTTATCTTGATGCTGGTGGAAACTACTTCGAGACTGCCCATGCTTACGGCGATGGTGAATCAGAAAGAAAACTCTCGAGAGTACTTCCTTCTTCCGGGGTAATTGTCGCCACAAAAACCGGGAAAAGAACTGCCAGCGAGGCAAAGCGCGAAATTCTAAAAAGCCTGAAAAACCTTAACAGAAAGCACGTGGATATCATCTTCCTGCACGCTGTTACAGATGATAAAGATTGGGACAGGATAATCTCATCAGGTGGCGCGATCGAAGCTCTTGAATGGGCAAAGGTTGAGGGACTGGTAAGGTTTGTCGGTATAACGAGCCATGGTTATGGCGGTACGTTGTTACGTGCATTAAAAGAATACCCTTTTGATCTTTTTATGACACAATTTAACTACTACGACCGCTTTAACTTCCCTGAAATAGAAACAAAAGTGCTTCCCTTTGCCTTATCAAATAGCATCGGAGTGCTTGCTATGAAGCCTTTTGCGGACGGTTTCCTCTTTCGGAGTGTTGAAAGAGCTTTGAGATACGTAAGAACCTTGCCGGTTTCGTGCATAGTAAGCGGTATTAATTCAGCTGACCAGCTTAAGAAAGATCTGGAAATTCTTGAGCTGCCTGCTTATAACGAGCTGGAATTAGCAGAGCTCCAGAGAAATGCACCTGAACTCGGTAACTATGTATGCAGGCTTTGCCTTGAATGCCTTCCGTGCCCCGAGGGAATAAATATCCCCTCATTCTTCCTTGCTGAAGGGCGTTTTGACCGCCAGATGCTCAATGGAGAATATGAAGACGTTCAGGACTATGTATTGAGGGATAGGCTTGCCCACTGGTTCCAGAGCGAAGAACAGGCGAAGCTTGAATACAAAGCCCTCTATCCAGGTGTTGACACATGCACAGAATGTGGGATTTGCTCTCAGCGGTGTCCGTATAATATTGATATACCCAAAAAATTGAAAATAGTCAAATCCAAATTTGAGAGAGGGTATATCTGGTGA
- a CDS encoding urocanate hydratase, translating into MLNNMEISQALTVKLDPVLPPDPEFLPGIRRAPKRELTLSKREIKLALKNALRYVPEELHEKLAPEFLNELLTRGRIYGYRFRPKGAIKGKPIDEYKGKTLEGRALQVMIDNNLDFDVALYPYELVTYGETGQVFQNWMQYQLTKKYLEIMTEEQTLVMMSGHPLGLFKSSRHAPRVIITNALMVGMFDNQENWIKAQALGVANYGQMTAGGWMYIGPQGIVHGTFNTILNAGRLKLGVPEHGDLKGFLFVSSGLGGMSGAQAKAITIANGVGIIAEVDYSRIRTRLDQGWLDTSTDNLEEAFRLAQEHLKNGKSISIGYYGNVVDLLQYAVDHKIHIDLLSDQTSCHAPYDGGYCPQGVTFEERTELLSKDKEKFRELVDRSLRKHFELVKTLVDRGTYFFDYGNSFMKAVFDAGAREIAKNGVDTSEGFIFPSYVEDIMGPMLFDYGYGPFRWVCLSGRHEDLIKTDKAAMHCIDPKRRGQDRDNYIWIRDAEKNNLVVGTQARILYSDAEGRMRIALKFNEMVRRGEIGPVMIGRDHHDTGGTDSPYRETSNIKDGSNIMADMATHCFAGNAARGMTLVALHNGGGVGIGKAINGGFGLVLDGSRRVDEVIKTAIAWDVMSGVSRRAWARNEHSIETAIEYNKKNFGEDHITLPFIADDKLIDGLVDKLDQ; encoded by the coding sequence ATGTTAAACAATATGGAAATCTCACAGGCATTAACTGTTAAGCTCGACCCGGTACTTCCACCTGATCCTGAATTCCTTCCGGGTATCAGAAGAGCGCCTAAACGCGAACTTACACTTAGCAAACGGGAGATAAAGCTTGCCTTAAAAAATGCTCTGAGGTATGTTCCGGAAGAACTTCATGAAAAGCTCGCACCTGAATTCCTGAATGAACTACTCACCAGAGGAAGGATTTATGGTTATCGTTTCAGGCCAAAGGGAGCTATAAAGGGAAAGCCCATCGACGAATACAAAGGAAAAACCCTTGAAGGAAGAGCCTTACAGGTCATGATTGATAACAATCTTGATTTTGACGTTGCTTTATACCCATATGAGCTGGTTACATATGGAGAAACAGGGCAGGTTTTCCAGAACTGGATGCAGTATCAGCTAACAAAGAAATATCTTGAGATAATGACCGAAGAGCAAACCCTCGTGATGATGTCAGGACACCCTCTGGGGCTTTTCAAATCCTCGCGCCACGCTCCCCGCGTCATCATCACCAACGCCTTGATGGTTGGAATGTTTGACAATCAGGAAAATTGGATTAAGGCTCAGGCTCTGGGAGTGGCAAATTACGGGCAAATGACTGCGGGCGGATGGATGTATATTGGTCCTCAGGGGATTGTGCACGGAACATTCAATACCATATTGAACGCCGGACGCCTGAAACTTGGCGTTCCGGAACACGGTGACTTGAAAGGTTTCCTCTTTGTCTCTTCTGGTCTCGGCGGTATGAGCGGTGCTCAGGCTAAGGCAATAACAATCGCAAATGGCGTTGGTATAATCGCTGAAGTGGATTACTCAAGAATAAGGACAAGGCTGGATCAAGGATGGCTCGATACATCTACCGATAACCTTGAAGAGGCTTTCAGGCTTGCACAGGAGCATCTTAAAAACGGCAAGAGCATTTCCATAGGCTATTACGGGAACGTAGTGGATCTTTTGCAATATGCAGTTGATCATAAGATCCACATAGATCTTCTCTCAGATCAGACTTCCTGCCACGCTCCGTATGATGGCGGTTATTGTCCCCAGGGTGTTACCTTTGAAGAGCGCACAGAACTTCTGAGCAAGGACAAGGAAAAGTTCAGAGAATTGGTTGACAGATCATTGAGAAAGCACTTCGAACTCGTTAAAACGCTTGTGGATCGCGGCACGTATTTCTTTGATTATGGAAACAGCTTCATGAAGGCGGTTTTTGACGCCGGTGCAAGGGAAATTGCAAAAAATGGCGTGGATACAAGCGAAGGCTTTATCTTCCCATCATATGTTGAGGATATTATGGGACCTATGCTCTTCGATTACGGTTATGGTCCCTTCAGGTGGGTTTGCCTTAGTGGAAGGCATGAAGATCTCATTAAAACCGATAAAGCCGCGATGCACTGCATCGACCCCAAAAGGCGCGGTCAGGATAGGGATAATTACATCTGGATCAGAGATGCCGAAAAGAACAATCTTGTCGTTGGCACTCAGGCGAGAATACTCTATTCGGATGCTGAAGGCAGGATGCGCATAGCCCTGAAATTCAACGAAATGGTAAGAAGAGGAGAAATCGGCCCTGTAATGATAGGCAGGGACCATCATGATACAGGCGGAACAGATTCACCATATAGGGAAACATCAAACATCAAAGACGGAAGCAATATCATGGCTGATATGGCAACCCATTGCTTTGCCGGGAATGCCGCACGGGGCATGACCCTTGTTGCCCTCCATAACGGCGGTGGCGTGGGCATTGGAAAAGCTATAAATGGTGGCTTTGGGCTCGTGCTTGATGGCAGCCGGCGTGTGGACGAGGTAATAAAAACCGCAATAGCCTGGGATGTCATGAGCGGTGTTTCCAGACGTGCCTGGGCAAGAAATGAACACTCAATAGAAACCGCTATTGAATACAACAAAAAGAACTTCGGCGAAGACCATATTACCCTGCCCTTTATCGCTGATGATAAGCTTATTGATGGTCTCGTGGACAAGTTAGATCAATAA